In Glycine max cultivar Williams 82 chromosome 10, Glycine_max_v4.0, whole genome shotgun sequence, the DNA window ATTGGGTTACATATAAAATCTCATTCAAAATGTGAAATGAAACGGTTGAAGAGAATGCAGCCATCAGATAAAGTCCATCACATTGCTAATGGTTCGATATTTACAACTTAAGAAATATGGTCACTTTCTTTAGTTGTTGAAACTAAGCATAAGTAATTCAAATATAAGTATTGAACAAGTCGCCCAACTGCCAAGATACAGATATCATACAATATCCAGAGAAATTTTCCACATGGCCTTGATGTGAGATAGCTTTTTGACCTTTATGCCAGGCGTCAACTTAAATTTAACCCGCGAGCATCCTTTGAAGGCATTGGATTTGGAGCTGAATAAGTGGCCTTATGCTGTGTGATTACCTAAATCCTGAAGGAGCCGCTTGAGGATTGCCACCACCTTGTCTCCTCATAGCTCTTGATTGAGCAAGCATTTCATCATAATTCTGATCCAGAAAGTAATCAtaagtatattatataatatgcaTGTTTAATGAGAATATTAGAATAAACTATTAATAAATAGCAATAATTGTTACCCTCTTCTCAAATGCAACATCCCTTGAACTGGAATCAATTATTTTGTCAGCAATTCCATAGTCTATAGCATCCTGTGCTTGAAGATACTTAGGCCTCTGGACATCTTTAGCAATTTCTTCCTTTGATTTCCCTGTCCCTTTTGCCAACAGCTCAATGTAATACTCAGTATTTGCCTCTAGCTCTTTTGCCTGTATGTGTTTTGCCAACATActtgatataaatataatgGCTAAATAATTGAGAGAATATAAAGAAGAGTGCAAACAGGTAGACAGTACCTTAATCCACATGTCTATAACAGCACCACTTGATCTATTGACTTTTGGGAGATATAATTTTGCTGCAGTAGCAAACAGTTTAAAATCCATGTTAAGAGAAGGCAATgctaaaaaattatagtttataCAAAACATATGACCAGTTATCTTTCTACCTTGTCAATTGATCAAAACTATCAACTGACAAGGAAGAAATATCCCTAACTATGTAGAAATTTCTGGCCACAAAATAAAAGTACCATCAGCAATTCAGCATTGAAGGGGGGCAAGAAAATCTATAGCCAATAAAGAAGGTTTTTTATGCAAATCCAATCAAGACATgtttcaatttgtttttctaAACTATAGTTGTATGTTTGTGCACAAAGTATTGCAGAAGATGATAGCATTACATAAAGACCAAATTCTTTCATTTGCTCCTTGAAAATCGGGATTTCTTTTAATCAGAACTATGGCTACCCTACAGTTTCAAAGTACAATATTGAGTACTGGGGTTTCAGTTCACACAGATCATAACTCTACAATCCTTGCCCTAGGGATCCAGAAGAACAACAATTTGATAAACTGATCTTCCGGAAAATACTTCTTAACAAGCATATTAGTAGCCATTTGATCAGAAGGTGTAATATGTGATGACAAAAGAGATGATTGGAAAATTATAAATCAGTAATTCATTGTTTATTCTTCAAATATAGTCATGAATCAGATACTAAGTACACGTTCTTGAAGGAATCATTAGTCAGAAGTTCCAAAATGCCACAAGAAGCaattgagcaaaaaaaaaaacaattcaaaagtTTGCATAGATATGATTCATACTAGATGAATTTGGCTGTACAGCACGATAACCCTTTGTTCCAAGCGACAGAAGCATTGCTGCTTGACCAAATGCCATGCCACAATTCACAGTATAAACATCTGCTTTGACATACTTCAggcagaaagaaaaaagattaattaaaaaagattagtTCAAAGAGATAAGCAATATTCCAGGCTTGAGGTGGGATAGGAGTGGCACATGATTCATGATAAAAACTTACAGACATCATATCAGCTATGGAATATGCCTCAGTTTCTGATCCCACGGTCTCATTCTTCTCATTCTAAACAacgaaaaagggaaagaaaaagcaATCATATAAATCAACACCTCATACATTACAAGGGaaaattttaggaaaaaaattctCATAACACTTACCAGAGTTCCAGATGAATTAATATACAGGTAAATAGGTTTGCTAGGGTTATCATAATCCAACCACATAAATTGAGCAACAATAAGTTCTGTCACAGCTGGTACAATCTGTACAAATCATAAAGACGTAATTAGGAACATCAAGATTGGGATAAAAGATAGCAGATAGATACCTATATGCAGAAGCTAGTAGGGGGGGAACATGAGTCATCAGGGCGATGCTTACCGGCATACCCAGATAGCATATTCGAGCATCCAAGAGCAAAGAAGGCAGATCTGGTGGAGCAGTTTTTGGCCTTCCAGTTCCCCTACCTCCTCGATACATACTAACACTCATGCTGTATTTTGAAGCATCACTTTTTCCCATGCCAGATAGACTCCACATTCCACCATTATCCATATAATTCTTGGCAGACGAGATGCTTTCCTGTcacaatgattaaaattaagagCACTTTTGAACAATCAAATATGCTGTGATAAAATTTGGGTGCTTTGCAAAATCAACTCCAAAATCAATAATTACTAAATTAGGTTATAGATAGGCCACTTTGCTATTATAACATCACAGCCAGTTAGACAGTAGCAAGGATATATGTGGTGAGAACCTCTGTAACTCTTTCAGATTGCTGACGGATAGGATTATCTTCTGTCATGAACATGTCCATTTGTGAAGGAGAAAGGCCATATAGAGATTGAGGTGCATTCTTGTAGTTTTCCATCACTGCAtataataggagaaaataaaaaatagaggttAGCCACCCAACTTTAAACTTTTCAACCGAACTTGAATAAGAAcctttttaagatttttattcGGGAAAGTTGTACTCAACCTCCAGAAACTTTCATCCAAATTAATTTAAGAGCACCAATTTGAAGCCTTATGTTTCATAAACAACTTTACCCCTTTGTTTTTCTATAACATTTAGAAACACCAAGAGTTTAAATAAATCAGTCAAAACTGACAATTAAGATTCATATTGTTACTTTCTAGTGTTTACTAACAGAATTCATAGtgtctctttattttcttttactacAATTTATGCACAAAATTTGCAATCTGTCCTACTAATACATTTCAAGAGACAAATCTATATGCGTCTTGTCAGAAATCATTTCAATTTAGGTGAAAAATAAGTATCACTTGCATTGTTACTCAAAATTTAAGGACCTGGGACTCATGCCTATGAAACTTATCGggcataaattataaaattcagaCGTTGAAGCACTAAATTTGCTTTGAACTTTGGACAAAAACTTCAAGAAGGTAAAGTGTAACTCAACTTGAGTTTTTAAACCTTTCGAAGGAGGCAAATAAGCAAGCGCATACACTCACTCAACAAGAAATGCACGAAAACAGAACAACTCCATAACAAAACTTATGGGGAccaaaaattatgacaaaagcAAAACACTAAACAGTAAAAAACACTACGTATGTTCCATGCCCTTCTGCCACTTCAATTTCAAAcatatgaaaaacttaattgaaGAGACTCTGCAACCCACATAATTACACAGTAAAGttctcaaacaaataaaaagcaCTAAAATCATTCATACCCAGATTACAAAATTTCatcttgtttcatttttctGCTCTAGTTTTTCTCAGAAACCACATAATTAAATgttttcatgaatttttttgGCCTAAACTAAATCGAACAGAGCAAATAAGCATTAGGCAAGATATAAAAGAGAAGGAACGAAAGgtgaaaaaaaactaacatcCATCTTTGAGATTTTCCTTTCTGAACTGTTTGGGGATGTGGTCGAGGGAGCACTTGGCAGAGGAAGAGTTGAAGCGGCGTGGTGCCACTCTTCGAGAAAAGGGAAAGAGCTTTGTTCCATGGAGGAAGGAAGAATCGTGGAGGGAGGGCGCAGAGAGTGATAAGGAGAGAAAAGAGGACATGGGTGCACGCAATTGGAAACCAAGTTGCAAAATTTGGTGTGAATGGTTTTGGTTCCTACGGCGAGGGAAGATAGGTGCGCGAGAAGCTACTATCCAGTTCGTGTGGTAATCGGGTTCGGGTATGTTTggagcttttaaaatttgtgtcGCATAAGGtaagtgatttttatttttttatttttggtatcaCAGTAAATAGAGTTGAGCATCAGGATAAGTTTATCCCACAAATCCTAAgcttatcttcttcttcttctttttttttttttgagtttgcACATAGTATGCTGGCTTAGACGCActtgacaaaaaatataaaaataaaaattaaattttaaaatgtaaattttgacctatttttaaaaaaaaataactatgaattttctaattaaaaattatatatccaaaatggaaatataatttacattttaaactatctataaaatatttttttacatcataTTTGCTTAATTTATAACTgtatattaaatcaaaatattatatcaaCATTCAtcaatcattaaattatataaataatacttaatttttatactttttattttactttgtttGTATGGCTTATTTataagtattatattttttatattaaaatataaaaaaaaattcctaaagaCCTATGAAGTCCACATATAAAGT includes these proteins:
- the LOC100806258 gene encoding ATP-dependent Clp protease proteolytic subunit-related protein 1, chloroplastic; the encoded protein is MSSFLSLSLSAPSLHDSSFLHGTKLFPFSRRVAPRRFNSSSAKCSLDHIPKQFRKENLKDGLMENYKNAPQSLYGLSPSQMDMFMTEDNPIRQQSERVTEESISSAKNYMDNGGMWSLSGMGKSDASKYSMSVSMYRGGRGTGRPKTAPPDLPSLLLDARICYLGMPIVPAVTELIVAQFMWLDYDNPSKPIYLYINSSGTLNEKNETVGSETEAYSIADMMSYVKADVYTVNCGMAFGQAAMLLSLGTKGYRAVQPNSSTKLYLPKVNRSSGAVIDMWIKAKELEANTEYYIELLAKGTGKSKEEIAKDVQRPKYLQAQDAIDYGIADKIIDSSSRDVAFEKRNYDEMLAQSRAMRRQGGGNPQAAPSGFR